One part of the Patescibacteria group bacterium genome encodes these proteins:
- a CDS encoding ABC transporter ATP-binding protein, with amino-acid sequence MPSTKTTIKEQIIASSLSVTYFPGQSNEVKSLDNINLSIYEGEFIIFFGPSGCGKSTLLYSIANLESFQGKLSVNGEDIKDLSRRDKERYHRDTIGMVFQAYHLIPTLSVLQNVALPLISAGVNPKERKERAMELLTRFGVNKQANKLPSELSGGQQQRVAICRAVINNPNILLADEPLGNLDSKSAAEVIELFKDINIRLGKTVILVTHDPTYLDIAHRVFFIKDGRLVDTKVNRDIKDKVTVQDNFATSTHAKELDFLSHHYSKFKSHQPGFLIRSFQAKNMATLALAGLSADDFDLFREKVEASLYKQDNFKSVQEFLDINPDEGGLGLDKRTAVKIAQHLQSLALELKASEALPEVDSSHERTEKVMTEEDREEVIIRRSIFDELDIKLKNFESLKVIDQAILARIRGEISRKELFVLFHEPLRKGGAGLANRLASKLAKRLEVWLIGHKG; translated from the coding sequence ATGCCTAGCACCAAGACTACAATCAAAGAGCAAATAATTGCTTCTTCTTTGTCTGTTACCTATTTTCCTGGCCAGAGCAATGAAGTCAAATCATTAGATAATATCAACCTCTCGATTTATGAGGGCGAGTTTATTATCTTTTTTGGTCCATCTGGATGTGGTAAATCCACTTTGCTTTATTCTATCGCTAATTTAGAGAGTTTCCAGGGCAAACTATCGGTTAATGGTGAGGATATCAAAGACTTATCCCGTCGCGATAAAGAGAGATATCATCGTGATACGATCGGCATGGTCTTTCAGGCCTACCACCTTATACCTACCCTCAGCGTCTTGCAGAACGTAGCTTTGCCTCTCATTTCTGCCGGAGTAAATCCTAAAGAAAGAAAAGAAAGAGCCATGGAATTACTGACTCGTTTCGGAGTTAACAAGCAGGCAAATAAATTACCCAGCGAGTTATCAGGCGGACAACAGCAGAGAGTGGCTATCTGCCGGGCTGTAATCAACAACCCGAATATACTTTTAGCTGACGAACCTTTAGGTAACCTTGATTCGAAGTCGGCGGCCGAGGTTATAGAGCTTTTTAAAGATATCAATATCCGTCTAGGTAAGACGGTAATCCTAGTTACTCATGACCCGACTTATCTGGATATCGCTCATCGGGTATTTTTTATCAAGGACGGACGCTTGGTCGATACGAAAGTTAATCGAGATATAAAAGACAAAGTAACTGTCCAGGATAATTTTGCTACCAGCACCCATGCTAAAGAATTAGATTTCTTGTCCCATCATTATTCTAAATTCAAATCCCATCAGCCCGGCTTCTTGATCCGGTCTTTTCAGGCGAAGAACATGGCGACCTTGGCCTTAGCTGGCTTGTCAGCTGATGATTTTGATTTATTCCGGGAGAAGGTAGAGGCTTCTCTTTATAAGCAAGATAATTTTAAGTCAGTACAGGAATTTTTAGATATTAACCCCGATGAGGGCGGTTTAGGTTTGGATAAACGGACGGCGGTCAAGATTGCTCAACATTTACAATCCCTAGCCCTTGAATTGAAGGCTAGCGAAGCTTTGCCTGAAGTTGATTCTAGCCATGAACGGACAGAAAAAGTGATGACGGAAGAAGATCGGGAAGAGGTGATAATCCGCCGCTCCATCTTTGACGAACTTGATATCAAACTTAAGAATTTTGAAAGTTTGAAAGTGATAGACCAAGCTATTTTAGCGCGTATCCGAGGTGAGATCAGCCGCAAAGAATTATTTGTCTTATTTCATGAGCCTTTACGCAAAGGCGGAGCTGGTTTAGCCAATCGTTTAGCTAGCAAGTTAGCTAAACGATTAGAGGTTTGGTTAATTGGCCATAAAGGATAA
- a CDS encoding ABC transporter permease, translated as MNKRKNVIITAAFLAWHSLRRNFLRTSLTVLGVVIGAAAIIVVFSAGSGISRLISGEIESYGTNIIQTETKAPGKNIAGNAEVTTLKLSDMEAINNLDNVRESYAASLGQQKVSYGAEGKRVFIFGVSEPYIRIDSKTKAATGDFFSPEDERGQALVAVLGASLAEDLFSGQEALGRFVKIGNKKFQVVGVLAPQGGGAGFLDFDNIVYIPISTLHKRLLGIDYAMYFMHQLNDVDRADETAEEIKAILRERHDISDPDKEDFRVSTMAEMLDTLGTVTNAVTYLLLAIVLISLLVGGVGIMNIMYVTVTERTSEIGLRKAVGATRPDITWQFLIESLLITIWGWLLGVIFGVIASYVLAWVARSFELNWQSVFPWQGIIVSFLFSLICGFLFGYRPARKAAELDPVAALRVE; from the coding sequence ATGAATAAGAGGAAAAATGTTATTATCACGGCCGCCTTTCTCGCTTGGCACTCCCTGCGTCGCAATTTTTTGCGTACCAGCTTGACAGTTTTGGGAGTGGTTATCGGCGCGGCGGCTATTATAGTCGTCTTTTCCGCTGGCAGCGGTATCAGCCGTTTGATATCCGGCGAGATTGAGTCTTATGGCACCAATATCATCCAAACTGAAACTAAGGCGCCGGGAAAGAATATCGCGGGCAATGCTGAGGTAACGACTTTAAAGCTGTCGGACATGGAAGCGATCAATAACCTCGATAATGTACGGGAGAGTTACGCTGCTTCCTTGGGGCAGCAGAAGGTAAGTTACGGAGCAGAGGGGAAAAGAGTCTTTATTTTCGGTGTCAGTGAACCCTATATCAGGATTGATTCCAAAACCAAAGCGGCTACTGGAGATTTTTTTAGTCCAGAAGACGAACGAGGCCAAGCCTTGGTAGCGGTTTTAGGCGCCAGTCTAGCCGAAGACCTGTTTTCCGGGCAAGAAGCGCTAGGACGTTTTGTTAAAATTGGAAATAAAAAATTCCAGGTAGTGGGAGTCTTGGCTCCTCAGGGCGGTGGCGCCGGGTTTTTAGATTTTGACAATATAGTCTATATTCCAATCAGCACTTTGCATAAACGGCTTCTGGGCATCGATTATGCTATGTATTTCATGCATCAACTTAACGATGTTGATCGAGCCGATGAAACCGCAGAAGAAATTAAGGCTATTCTGCGTGAGCGTCATGATATCAGCGATCCTGATAAGGAGGATTTTCGCGTTTCCACAATGGCAGAGATGCTTGATACTTTGGGGACGGTAACTAACGCCGTCACCTATTTGCTTTTAGCGATCGTCTTGATTTCTCTTTTAGTCGGCGGAGTCGGGATTATGAACATAATGTATGTCACTGTTACTGAAAGAACTTCAGAAATCGGCCTGAGAAAAGCCGTTGGCGCTACTCGGCCGGATATCACTTGGCAGTTTTTAATTGAATCTTTACTTATCACTATCTGGGGTTGGTTATTAGGGGTTATCTTCGGCGTTATCGCTTCTTACGTTCTCGCCTGGGTGGCTCGAAGCTTTGAACTTAATTGGCAGAGCGTTTTTCCTTGGCAGGGAATTATAGTATCCTTTTTATTCTCCCTGATTTGCGGCTTCCTGTTCGGCTATCGGCCCGCTCGCAAGGCGGCTGAGCTTGATCCGGTAGCAGCCTTGAGGGTGGAATAG
- a CDS encoding ABC transporter permease, with product MLENFRQLLRLVFRALLSNKTRSFLTMLGIIIGVGAVILIISLGAGAQSLILGQLEGFGGDLIGVLPGQSDSKGPPASVFGVKVTTLTSADAEAFLDPKNVPDAKAVASYYQNNAVVSWRDQTFDVSAQGVSGDYFAVEGGEISSGRFLSSEEMTSNLRLAVIGSAVADELFGGNDPIGQKMKVSNQTVSVIGVMKKRGMVGFQNYDNLVIMPLLFAQKELAGVNYLSAIKVKINNPDNIAENMEAIKQTLRERHDIDNPEDDDFSVRSFQEALDMVTGITNALRYFLAAMAAISLLVGGIGIMNIMLVSVTERTREIGLRKAIGATSRQVLSQFLFESISLTMIGGLIGLFAGSFISYLTAIIVRSLGYRWDFVISLPSVILAIGLSTLIGVVFGYYPAKRASRLSPTEALRYE from the coding sequence ATGCTTGAGAATTTTCGCCAACTTTTGCGTCTTGTTTTCCGGGCCTTACTAAGCAATAAGACCCGGAGTTTTTTAACGATGCTCGGGATAATCATTGGCGTCGGGGCAGTAATTCTAATAATTTCCTTAGGCGCTGGCGCTCAGTCTTTGATTTTGGGACAGCTTGAAGGTTTTGGCGGCGATCTCATCGGCGTCTTGCCTGGCCAGTCTGATTCTAAAGGTCCGCCAGCTTCGGTTTTCGGAGTTAAAGTAACGACTTTGACCAGCGCGGACGCTGAGGCTTTTCTTGACCCTAAGAATGTGCCTGATGCTAAGGCAGTGGCTTCTTATTACCAGAATAATGCGGTTGTTTCTTGGCGAGATCAGACTTTCGACGTTAGCGCTCAAGGAGTGTCTGGAGATTATTTTGCAGTTGAGGGCGGAGAGATTTCATCGGGCCGTTTCCTAAGTTCGGAGGAAATGACCTCAAATTTACGTTTGGCCGTTATCGGTAGTGCGGTGGCCGATGAGCTGTTCGGCGGTAATGATCCGATCGGGCAGAAAATGAAGGTTAGCAATCAAACAGTATCAGTTATCGGGGTAATGAAAAAAAGAGGCATGGTCGGCTTTCAGAATTATGATAATCTAGTCATTATGCCGCTCCTGTTTGCTCAAAAAGAATTAGCCGGGGTTAATTATCTAAGCGCTATCAAGGTTAAGATTAATAATCCCGATAATATCGCGGAAAACATGGAGGCAATCAAGCAGACTTTGAGGGAGAGGCACGATATTGATAATCCCGAAGATGATGATTTTTCCGTGCGTAGCTTTCAGGAGGCCCTGGATATGGTGACTGGTATCACTAATGCTTTGAGATATTTCCTGGCGGCGATGGCGGCTATTTCGCTCTTGGTCGGAGGTATTGGCATTATGAATATCATGTTAGTGAGCGTGACCGAGAGGACTCGGGAGATCGGGTTAAGGAAGGCGATCGGGGCGACTAGTCGTCAGGTTTTGAGCCAATTTTTATTCGAATCGATTTCTTTAACCATGATAGGAGGATTGATCGGCTTGTTTGCCGGTAGTTTTATCTCTTATCTGACAGCGATTATTGTTCGCTCTCTCGGCTATCGTTGGGATTTTGTAATTTCCTTGCCTTCAGTCATTCTAGCTATTGGTCTTTCGACTTTAATCGGAGTTGTTTTTGGCTATTATCCAGCTAAGCGGGCTAGCCGTTTGAGCCCGACCGAAGCTTTGCGTTATGAATAA
- a CDS encoding ABC transporter ATP-binding protein encodes MTKILLEIHNLIKTYGEEELATQVLKGINFQVKEGEFVAIMGPSGSGKSTLMHILGLLERPSGGLYRFAGHNINSLSDDDLARLRNKEIGFVFQAFNLLPRTSVLENVKLPLIYSHNKQDMDERATRVLDSVGLSHRLHYYTNQISGGEKQRVAIARALVNEPSVIFADEPTGNLDSKSGVQVMRILQELNKEGKTIILVTHETFTAEHAERIISIRDGLVASDDIVKHRRYAREGQLLK; translated from the coding sequence ATGACTAAGATTCTATTAGAAATTCACAATCTGATTAAGACTTATGGCGAGGAGGAACTGGCTACCCAGGTGTTAAAAGGTATTAATTTTCAAGTGAAAGAAGGGGAATTCGTCGCTATTATGGGTCCGTCAGGTTCAGGTAAGTCAACTTTAATGCATATTTTAGGCCTCTTAGAGAGACCTAGCGGTGGTTTATATCGATTCGCTGGCCATAATATTAATAGTTTAAGCGACGATGATTTAGCTCGTTTAAGGAACAAAGAGATAGGCTTCGTATTTCAAGCCTTTAATCTTTTGCCCCGTACTAGCGTCTTAGAAAACGTCAAATTGCCCCTGATTTATTCTCATAATAAGCAAGACATGGATGAAAGAGCGACCCGGGTTTTAGATAGCGTCGGCTTAAGCCATCGCTTACACTATTATACCAACCAAATTTCTGGCGGTGAAAAACAGAGAGTGGCGATTGCCCGTGCTTTAGTGAATGAACCCTCAGTTATTTTTGCCGATGAACCGACCGGTAATCTTGATTCAAAATCTGGTGTCCAGGTGATGCGGATACTCCAAGAGCTTAATAAGGAAGGTAAGACAATTATCTTGGTGACTCATGAGACCTTTACCGCCGAACACGCGGAGAGGATAATTAGTATCCGCGATGGCTTGGTTGCCAGCGATGATATAGTCAAGCATCGCCGTTATGCCCGCGAAGGCCAGTTGTTGAAATAA
- a CDS encoding HlyD family efflux transporter periplasmic adaptor subunit, with protein MIFKKKAKRWLIIIAVIFFSVVILSLWLKSRSQAVSYSTTEVQVGPLLQTVSETGTLKPVKELALNFLATGRVQSVKVKVGDKVAAGAELAALDNSSLLVRKSEAEAGLKIAEASLSKILAGASQETVSISRSTLSQAQTSANSARIDLDRVKASVDESLRQAAKALSDLESRDPGTLTPSEQAVASAETALKNAKQTGEKNVANAYDSAILTINDKILSAKIALDKINTILEDDDAATVLGVKDISLLWQTKNERQLALSLVSPAEAAATLAKNNGSEASVEDASVKVKALLLQTDKALDYAYAMLEASITYINFTQTDLDNYKTIISTQSTTINTASTALESATQGFHNAILNKNTSVASAEENLRQAESSLNNAVLAARNNLSSLNLSGAQQISAAQARLDSAQKSVALALAQLNSTIAPARAQDIALAQAQVSQAAANLAGIEQQLKDAILTAPVEGVVTAVNYEVGEQFSPAGKPMIVILVNNSFNVEVDIAESNISKVKVGDPVDITLDAFPDDFILKGVVSFIEPAQTLVQDVVYYKVKIDFANLAESMNQIAAKNLDLKAGMTANIVITTDSRAQVMQVPARAIIEKDGKKIIRLLKGKDLSEVEVTTGLRGDEGMIEVTSGLMADDLVITFVKNGK; from the coding sequence ATGATTTTCAAAAAAAAGGCAAAACGTTGGTTGATTATTATAGCGGTGATTTTCTTTTCTGTCGTCATCCTATCCTTATGGTTGAAAAGCCGTAGCCAAGCAGTATCCTATTCAACTACTGAAGTCCAGGTTGGGCCGTTGTTACAGACGGTTAGTGAAACCGGAACCTTAAAGCCGGTTAAAGAATTAGCCTTGAATTTTTTGGCTACTGGCCGAGTCCAGTCGGTGAAAGTAAAAGTTGGTGATAAAGTGGCGGCTGGCGCCGAGTTAGCAGCCTTGGATAATAGTTCCTTGCTAGTTAGGAAATCAGAGGCTGAAGCCGGCCTTAAGATTGCCGAGGCCTCTTTATCCAAGATCTTAGCCGGAGCTAGCCAAGAGACTGTTTCCATCAGCCGTTCCACTTTAAGTCAGGCCCAAACAAGTGCAAATTCAGCTAGAATCGATTTAGATCGTGTTAAAGCGAGTGTAGATGAAAGTTTACGTCAGGCTGCCAAAGCTTTGTCTGATTTAGAGTCGCGTGATCCTGGCACTTTAACACCTTCAGAACAAGCAGTCGCTAGTGCAGAAACCGCCCTTAAGAATGCTAAACAGACGGGCGAAAAAAATGTTGCTAACGCTTATGATTCTGCCATTCTGACGATTAATGACAAGATATTAAGCGCTAAGATAGCTTTAGATAAGATTAATACTATTTTAGAAGATGATGACGCCGCCACAGTTTTAGGCGTTAAAGACATCTCCTTGTTATGGCAGACGAAAAACGAGAGACAGTTGGCTCTATCTTTAGTGTCTCCAGCCGAAGCGGCCGCCACTTTAGCTAAAAATAATGGCAGCGAAGCTTCGGTCGAAGATGCTTCAGTTAAAGTCAAGGCTCTTTTATTACAGACTGATAAAGCTTTAGATTATGCCTACGCCATGCTTGAAGCCAGTATTACCTATATTAATTTCACCCAAACGGATTTAGATAATTACAAGACTATAATCAGTACGCAGTCGACGACGATTAACACGGCGAGTACGGCTTTAGAGTCTGCTACCCAGGGTTTTCATAATGCGATTTTAAATAAGAATACTTCTGTAGCTAGTGCTGAAGAGAATTTGCGTCAAGCTGAGAGTAGTCTTAATAATGCCGTCTTAGCCGCTAGGAATAATCTTAGCTCCCTGAATCTTAGCGGTGCTCAGCAGATTTCAGCCGCTCAGGCTCGTTTAGACAGCGCTCAAAAAAGCGTTGCCCTGGCTTTAGCTCAGCTTAATAGCACAATTGCTCCCGCCAGAGCTCAAGATATCGCCTTAGCCCAGGCGCAGGTCAGCCAAGCAGCTGCAAATCTGGCTGGCATAGAACAGCAATTAAAAGATGCGATCCTGACTGCCCCAGTAGAAGGCGTGGTTACGGCTGTTAATTATGAAGTCGGTGAGCAATTCAGCCCGGCTGGCAAGCCGATGATAGTCATCTTGGTTAACAATAGCTTTAACGTCGAAGTTGATATCGCTGAGTCGAATATCAGTAAGGTTAAAGTCGGCGATCCAGTCGATATTACTTTAGATGCTTTTCCTGACGATTTCATCCTCAAGGGCGTGGTCAGTTTCATTGAACCGGCCCAGACTTTAGTTCAAGATGTTGTGTATTATAAGGTGAAGATAGATTTCGCTAATTTAGCCGAGTCCATGAATCAGATTGCCGCCAAGAATTTGGATCTCAAAGCCGGCATGACGGCTAATATAGTGATTACGACCGATAGTCGTGCCCAAGTAATGCAAGTGCCGGCACGCGCTATCATTGAAAAGGACGGCAAAAAAATTATCCGCTTGCTTAAAGGCAAGGACCTTAGCGAGGTTGAAGTCACGACCGGGCTAAGGGGCGATGAAGGTATGATCGAAGTAACTAGCGGCTTAATGGCCGATGACTTGGTTATAACTTTTGTAAAGAACGGTAAATAA
- the gyrB gene encoding DNA topoisomerase (ATP-hydrolyzing) subunit B has translation MATKEKKELKKTNNYGADAITVLEGLDPVRKRPGMYIGSTSAAGLHHLIWEVVDNSIDEAMAGYGDTIDVSLLENGMVSVVDNGRGIPVEKHKTTGVSALETVLTKLHAGGKFGGGGYKVSGGLHGVGVSVVNALSEYLKAEVHRDGKLWMQEYKTGKPLKPAKVIGTTKKTGTTITFKADPTIFTELEFSWGKILDRLRQQTYLTKGITINVFDRRPGHRPKKYSFYFEGGIKSYIKALNRNKSVKNETIFYFEKEIDSNKVEIALQYNDEYNETVLAFANNIHNPEGGTHLVGFRTALTRVLNSYARNHNLIKEKQENLTGEDVREGLTAIVSVKLPDPQFEGQTKGKLGNAEMKTYVEQATGEMFNTFLEEHPKEAEAIIGKCVLSAQARLAARTARATILRKGALEGMTLPGKLADCSSRHPEECELYIVEGDSAGGSAKQGRNRKFQAILPLRGKILNVERARLDKMLANNEIKNLVIALGTNIDDQLDIEKLRYHRIIIMTDADVDGAHIRTLLLTLFFRHFGALVNAGHLYIAQPPLYQVKKNNQIKYAYSDEEKNKIIEDWGGQVGEIEEVNEDDEGEFISAEDKVTDGKKAKTDEKKKSSRISIQRYKGLGEMNPEQLWETTMNPETRIVKQVSIEDAARADQIFDMLMGDNVAPRKNFITTHAKKVENLDI, from the coding sequence ATGGCAACCAAAGAAAAAAAGGAGCTAAAAAAAACAAATAACTACGGCGCCGACGCTATTACCGTCTTAGAAGGTCTTGATCCAGTCAGAAAGAGACCAGGCATGTATATCGGATCAACTTCAGCTGCTGGTCTCCATCACCTGATCTGGGAAGTAGTTGATAATTCAATTGATGAAGCTATGGCGGGCTATGGCGATACGATCGATGTTTCCCTGCTGGAAAACGGAATGGTTTCCGTAGTCGATAACGGTCGGGGCATTCCAGTAGAAAAACATAAGACAACTGGCGTATCTGCTTTAGAGACGGTTTTAACCAAGCTCCATGCCGGCGGTAAATTCGGCGGGGGCGGCTATAAAGTATCCGGAGGTTTGCACGGCGTCGGCGTATCAGTCGTCAATGCTTTAAGCGAATATTTAAAAGCAGAAGTCCATCGTGATGGCAAACTTTGGATGCAAGAATATAAAACTGGCAAGCCCCTAAAACCAGCCAAAGTGATCGGCACTACTAAAAAAACCGGCACCACCATAACCTTTAAAGCTGACCCGACTATTTTTACCGAATTAGAATTCAGCTGGGGCAAGATCCTGGATCGCTTACGACAACAGACGTACCTGACTAAAGGCATCACGATCAACGTCTTCGATCGCCGTCCGGGGCATCGGCCTAAAAAATATAGCTTCTACTTCGAAGGCGGCATCAAGTCTTATATCAAAGCCTTAAACCGTAATAAATCCGTTAAAAATGAAACGATTTTTTATTTTGAAAAAGAAATAGACAGTAATAAGGTTGAAATCGCCCTGCAATACAACGACGAATACAACGAAACCGTCTTAGCTTTTGCTAATAATATCCACAACCCAGAAGGCGGGACTCACTTGGTCGGTTTCCGCACCGCCTTAACCAGAGTTCTTAACTCTTATGCTAGAAACCATAACCTAATTAAGGAAAAGCAGGAAAACCTGACCGGCGAAGATGTTCGTGAAGGCTTGACCGCTATTGTCAGCGTAAAACTTCCTGATCCTCAATTTGAAGGACAGACAAAGGGTAAACTAGGTAACGCTGAAATGAAAACTTATGTCGAACAGGCTACCGGAGAAATGTTCAACACCTTCTTAGAGGAACACCCCAAAGAAGCGGAAGCGATCATCGGCAAATGTGTCCTGTCAGCCCAGGCCAGGCTAGCCGCCCGGACTGCCAGAGCGACCATCCTTAGAAAAGGCGCCCTTGAAGGTATGACCCTGCCGGGCAAACTGGCGGATTGCTCTAGCCGACACCCTGAGGAATGCGAACTCTATATCGTAGAGGGGGATTCTGCCGGCGGTTCAGCTAAACAAGGCCGAAACCGCAAATTCCAAGCCATTCTTCCCTTACGCGGCAAGATACTTAACGTTGAACGAGCCCGCTTAGATAAAATGTTAGCTAATAATGAAATTAAAAATCTGGTTATCGCCCTAGGCACCAACATCGATGACCAGCTAGATATCGAAAAACTGCGCTATCACCGCATCATTATTATGACTGATGCTGATGTCGATGGCGCCCATATCCGTACCCTGCTTCTTACCCTCTTCTTCCGTCATTTCGGCGCCCTGGTAAATGCCGGCCATTTGTATATTGCCCAGCCGCCTCTATACCAAGTAAAAAAGAACAATCAAATAAAATACGCCTACAGCGATGAAGAGAAAAACAAAATAATCGAAGACTGGGGTGGACAGGTCGGAGAAATAGAAGAGGTGAACGAAGATGATGAGGGTGAATTCATTAGTGCTGAAGATAAGGTGACAGATGGCAAAAAAGCTAAAACTGACGAAAAGAAAAAAAGCAGCCGCATCTCTATCCAGCGCTATAAGGGTTTAGGTGAAATGAACCCGGAACAGCTCTGGGAAACAACTATGAATCCAGAAACTAGGATTGTTAAGCAAGTCAGCATCGAAGATGCCGCCAGGGCTGACCAAATTTTCGATATGCTGATGGGTGATAACGTCGCTCCCCGCAAAAATTTCATTACGACCCACGCCAAAAAAGTAGAAAATTTGGATATTTAA
- a CDS encoding divergent PAP2 family protein: MYIYIAVPLIAFAIAQTTKVLLKSRHQKLNLRNLFAYSDMPSGHTAIVSGLAMIIALKEGLGSPLFALSFVFASVVITDAVGLRTYLGQHGKTLNVLVKDLKEDEFLDRSYPKQLEHIGHTPLQVIIGGLIGIIVALLAYLIF; this comes from the coding sequence ATGTATATTTACATCGCCGTCCCCTTAATAGCTTTCGCCATCGCCCAAACCACTAAAGTGCTCCTGAAATCACGCCACCAAAAACTAAATCTTAGGAACCTTTTCGCTTATTCTGATATGCCTTCCGGCCACACGGCTATCGTCAGCGGACTAGCCATGATTATTGCTCTTAAAGAAGGCTTGGGTTCCCCGTTATTCGCTCTTAGCTTCGTCTTTGCCAGCGTGGTGATTACTGACGCTGTCGGCCTCAGAACCTACTTAGGGCAACACGGTAAAACCTTAAATGTTCTAGTCAAAGACTTGAAAGAAGATGAATTCCTAGACCGGAGCTATCCAAAACAACTCGAGCACATCGGGCACACCCCTCTGCAGGTAATCATCGGCGGGCTGATTGGCATCATTGTCGCCTTGTTAGCCTATCTAATATTTTAA
- the eno gene encoding phosphopyruvate hydratase translates to MSSKIKSIIAREILNSKGEPTLEAKVTLSNGLSAKAAVPCGTSTSSFEANDLRDEEKNRFQGRGVLKAVAKLNEVIAPKLIGLKVDQAETIDKLMISLDGSETKKNLGANAILAVSLATARAAALDSGEELYTYLARTFNFSNPKRLPLPLFNIFNGGAHADTGLDFQEFMVIPSAQSTFYQSAKNSQGGRPLKRLIQAGAEVFHTLGRILKESGYSTAVGLEGGYSPDIDSSIQALELIMAAIIEAGYEPGRDINLGLDIGSSVLFDKNQKKYVFRLDNALFSNDNLIGLYNEWLKKFPIIYLEDGLDEEEWGAWTELTAELGDKLMIVGDDLFATNPNRLRQGLQAKAANSIIIKPNQIGTLSETMACVKLAQRHNYKVIVSHRSGETNDDFIVDLAVAVGADYLKAGSLSRGERIAKYNRLMEIEDIMLS, encoded by the coding sequence ATGAGTTCTAAAATAAAAAGCATCATTGCTCGTGAAATTCTGAACTCGAAAGGAGAACCGACGCTTGAAGCCAAAGTTACCCTGAGCAACGGCCTCAGCGCTAAAGCAGCCGTGCCTTGCGGCACCTCTACTTCAAGCTTCGAGGCTAACGATTTGCGTGATGAAGAAAAGAACCGTTTCCAGGGAAGAGGCGTCCTCAAAGCTGTTGCTAAGCTTAACGAAGTTATTGCACCTAAGCTTATCGGTTTGAAGGTCGACCAAGCTGAGACGATTGATAAGCTGATGATTAGTTTAGACGGTAGCGAGACTAAGAAGAATTTGGGGGCGAATGCGATTTTAGCCGTGTCGCTCGCGACGGCTCGAGCGGCCGCCCTAGATAGCGGCGAAGAATTATATACTTACTTAGCGAGAACTTTTAATTTTTCTAATCCTAAGCGCTTGCCTTTGCCTTTGTTTAATATTTTTAATGGCGGTGCCCATGCCGATACCGGCTTAGATTTTCAGGAGTTTATGGTTATCCCTAGCGCTCAATCTACTTTTTATCAAAGCGCTAAGAATAGCCAGGGTGGTCGCCCGCTCAAGCGCTTGATCCAAGCTGGTGCTGAAGTCTTCCACACTTTAGGTCGGATACTCAAGGAATCGGGCTATAGCACGGCGGTTGGTTTAGAGGGAGGTTATTCTCCGGATATTGATTCTAGTATCCAAGCTCTGGAACTGATTATGGCGGCAATTATCGAAGCCGGCTATGAGCCAGGAAGGGATATCAATCTCGGCCTAGACATTGGTTCTTCGGTCTTATTTGATAAGAATCAGAAGAAGTATGTTTTCCGTTTAGATAACGCCCTATTTTCTAATGACAATCTGATCGGTTTATATAATGAATGGTTGAAAAAATTTCCCATCATATACCTCGAGGATGGACTAGATGAGGAAGAGTGGGGCGCTTGGACAGAGTTAACAGCCGAGCTGGGGGATAAGTTGATGATTGTCGGTGATGATTTGTTTGCCACCAACCCTAATCGTTTGCGTCAGGGGCTGCAAGCTAAAGCTGCTAATTCCATCATTATCAAGCCGAATCAGATAGGAACTTTGAGCGAAACTATGGCTTGCGTTAAGCTTGCCCAGCGCCATAACTATAAGGTAATCGTTTCCCATCGTAGCGGTGAAACCAACGATGACTTCATTGTCGATCTGGCGGTCGCTGTTGGTGCGGATTATTTGAAGGCCGGGTCCTTGTCTCGTGGAGAGAGGATAGCTAAATATAATCGCTTGATGGAGATAGAGGATATCATGCTATCTTAA